One Cervus canadensis isolate Bull #8, Minnesota chromosome 1, ASM1932006v1, whole genome shotgun sequence genomic window carries:
- the ALKBH2 gene encoding DNA oxidative demethylase ALKBH2: MDRFLVKGAVGGLKRRMEQEQTGGGPAGLAEEEGNSKEKHRRAAPGNGVDLAGLSWRHIRAEGLDCDYTVLFGKAEADQIFQELEKEVEYFTGALARVQVFGKWHSVPRKQATYGDTGLTYTFSGLTLSPKPWIPILERVRDRVSLVTGQTFNFVLVNRYKDGQDHIGEHRDDERELAPGSPIASVSFGACRDFFFRHKDSRGKHPSRRLAVVRLQLAHGSLLMMNHPTNTHWYHSLPVRKKVLAPRVNLTFRKILPTTK; encoded by the exons ATGGACAGATTCCTGGTGAAGGGGGCTGTCGGGGGCCTTAAGAGAAGGATGGAACAAGAGCAGACTGGAGGAGGTCCAGCAGGGTtggcagaagaggaaggaaacagTAAGGAAAAGCACAGGAGAGCAGCCCCGGGGAATGGAGTTGACTTGGCAGGCCTCAGCTGGCGGCACATTCGAGCTGAGGGCCTGGACTGCGATTACACAGTCCTGTTTGGCAAAGCCGAAGCAGACCAGATTTTCCAAGAGTTGGAGAAAGAAGTGGAATATTTTACAG GTGCGCTGGCCAGGGTCCAGGTGTTTGGGAAGTGGCACAGTGTCCCAAGGAAGCAAGCAACGTACGGCGACACTGGGCTGACctacaccttttcaggcctcaCTCTGTCTCCGAAGCCCTGGATCCCCATTCTAGAGCGTGTCCGGGATCGTGTTTCTCTGGTGACTGGACAGACCTTCAACTTTGTGCTCGTCAACAG GTACAAAGACGGCCAGGACCACATTGGTGAGCACAGGGATGACGAGAGAGAACTGGCTCCCGGGAGCCCCATCGCCTCTGTCTCCTTTGGGGCCTGCAGAGACTTCTTCTTCCGGCATAAGGATTCCCGGGGGAAGCACCCGTCCCGGAGGCTGGCAGTGGTCAGGCTCCAGCTGGCCCACGGCAGCCTACTCATGATGAACCACCCAACTAACACTCACTGGTACCACAGTCTCCCGGTCCGAAAGAAGGTTCTGGCTCCCCGGGTCAATCTGACATTTCGGAAAATCCTGCCTACTACGAAGTGA
- the UNG gene encoding uracil-DNA glycosylase gives MIGQKTLYSFFSPNPARKRSARSPEPADPGTGVAAVAQSGDVAASPAKKPRVGPEEPGTPPSSPLSPEQLIRIQRNKAAALLRLAARNVPVGFGESWKKHLSGEFGKPYFIKLMGFVAEERKHYTVYPPPHQVFTWTQMCDIRDVKVVILGQDPYHGPNQAHGLCFSVQRPVPPPPSLENIYKELSTDIDGFVHPGHGDLSGWAKQGVLLLNAVLTVRAHQANSHRERGWEQFTDAVVSWLNQNAHGLVFLLWGFHAQKKGSAIDRKRHHVLQTAHPSPLSVYRGFFGCRHFSKTNELLQKSGKEPINWKDL, from the exons ATGATCGGCCAGAAGACGCTCTACTCCTTCTTCTCCCCGAACCCCGCCAGGAAGCGAAGTGCCCGCAGTCCCGAGCCGGCCGACCCGGGGACCGGCGTGGCGGCCGTAGCTCAGAGCGGGGATGTGGCG GCCAGCCCCGCCAAGAAGCCCCGGGTCGGGCCGGAGGAGCCGGGCACACCGCCCTCGTCGCCGCTGAGCCCGGAGCAGTTGATCCGCATTCAAAGAAACAAGGCGGCCGCGCTGCTCAGACTCGCGGCGCGTAACGTGCCGGTGGGTTTTGGtgagagctggaagaagcacctCAGCGGGGAGTTCGGGAAGCCCTACTTTATAAAG CTTATGGGATTTgttgcagaagaaagaaaacattacacTGTTTACCCTCCCCCTCACCAAGTTTTCACATGGACCCAAATGTGTGACATAAGAGAT GTGAAGGTCGTCATCTTGGGACAGGACCCATATCACGGGCCCAATCAAGCTCACGGGCTGTGCTTCAGTGTTCAGAGGCCCGTGCCGCCCCCGCCCAG TTTGGAAAACATTTATAAAGAGCTGTCTACAGACATAGATGGTTTTGTTCACCCTGGTCATGGAGATTTATCCGGATGGGCCAAACAAG GTGTTCTCCTGCTCAATGCTGTCCTCACGGTCCGGGCACATCAGGCCAATTCTCATAGAGAGAGAGGTTGGGAGCAGTTCACCGACGCCGTCGTGTCATGGCTCAATCAGAACGCCCACGGCCTTGTCTTCTTGCTCTGGGGCTTTCACGCTCAGAAGAAGGGCAGTGCCATTGATAGG AAGCGGCACCACGTACTGCAGACCGCACACCCCTCACCGTTGTCGGTGTACAGGGGCTTCTTCGGATGCAGGCATTTCTCTAAAACCAATGAGCTGCTGCAGAAGTCCGGCAAAGAGCCCATCAACTGGAAGGACCTGTGA